A window of the Halopseudomonas phragmitis genome harbors these coding sequences:
- a CDS encoding sulfotransferase family protein → MRDDQLIFMISLPRSGSTMLQKILGTHSEIYTRSEPWLMLHPLYALKNDNIQTTYNARLAADGVHDFISGMGEDGESLYYQNIQSCYLSMYEPYLQSSGKSRFLDKTPRYYEVFDELQRTFPRAKFIIIYRNPLAVLNSILETWVKGRFELLKGYKSDLEQGLEFLTRDFSNYTNTYCVYYEELLASPEDQARLLFDFLELDFDPQCINYGKAPAEKWLYGDPKTVYEKDSPDAVHADEWVNKLSNPESYKVIAEYFQWLGKDRLEQLGYDADQLEAQLKEARETYSHPDDIKLSWRSLMRSEKGLLEDARKQLATLNNTVRSLRDRNKIVEDRLNESRELLKQKDIRIDDFHKIVQGKDLLNKDLNELIASKNSRIEGCQLDIKVRDEQLRALREENRARDDQIQVLVEEGKAQVKKLQEFAEQLEEKEKLIGARDEDLESVQSKVDVLEGLLKESVKEIQEKEREIEEKCARTERLEEVLDVLLDAKEELVAHKLLFSPRKKINAYRDLLVKFRAVRDRE, encoded by the coding sequence ATGCGTGATGACCAACTGATTTTCATGATTTCACTACCCCGCAGTGGTTCGACCATGCTGCAGAAAATACTAGGAACTCACAGTGAAATCTATACGCGCTCCGAGCCATGGTTGATGTTACATCCACTCTATGCGCTAAAGAACGATAATATTCAGACTACCTATAATGCGCGGTTGGCGGCAGATGGTGTGCATGATTTTATCTCTGGTATGGGCGAGGATGGGGAAAGTCTTTACTACCAGAATATACAGTCTTGCTATTTGTCTATGTATGAACCGTATTTGCAGTCCAGTGGTAAGTCACGCTTTCTCGATAAAACACCGCGCTACTATGAAGTTTTTGATGAGCTGCAACGTACTTTTCCACGCGCAAAATTTATTATTATTTATCGTAACCCGCTGGCGGTTTTGAATTCCATTTTAGAAACTTGGGTCAAGGGGCGCTTCGAGCTTTTAAAGGGCTACAAGAGTGATCTTGAACAAGGTCTGGAATTTCTGACGCGTGATTTTTCAAATTATACAAATACTTACTGTGTTTATTACGAGGAGCTGTTGGCGAGTCCTGAAGACCAGGCCCGTTTGCTTTTTGATTTTTTGGAGTTGGACTTCGATCCTCAGTGCATAAACTACGGCAAGGCTCCAGCGGAGAAGTGGTTGTACGGCGATCCGAAAACAGTATATGAGAAAGATTCTCCGGATGCTGTGCATGCGGATGAGTGGGTAAACAAACTGAGCAATCCGGAGTCGTATAAAGTGATTGCTGAGTATTTCCAGTGGCTGGGCAAGGACCGCTTGGAACAACTGGGCTACGATGCTGATCAACTGGAGGCTCAACTGAAGGAGGCTCGTGAGACCTATTCGCACCCTGATGATATCAAGCTGTCGTGGCGTAGTTTGATGCGCAGTGAGAAAGGTTTGCTGGAAGATGCCCGAAAACAACTGGCGACGTTGAACAATACAGTCCGAAGCCTACGAGATAGAAATAAAATTGTCGAAGATCGGCTTAATGAGTCCCGAGAACTACTAAAACAGAAAGATATACGTATAGATGATTTTCACAAGATAGTTCAAGGAAAGGATCTGCTAAACAAAGACCTTAACGAACTGATAGCCAGCAAAAACTCCAGAATTGAAGGGTGCCAACTGGACATCAAGGTCAGGGATGAGCAACTCCGAGCATTGAGAGAAGAGAACAGAGCTCGGGATGACCAGATTCAGGTGTTGGTTGAAGAGGGTAAGGCTCAGGTTAAAAAGCTGCAGGAGTTTGCTGAACAGCTAGAAGAGAAAGAAAAACTGATTGGGGCTAGGGATGAAGACCTAGAGTCTGTGCAAAGCAAGGTCGATGTCCTTGAAGGATTGTTGAAGGAAAGCGTTAAAGAGATCCAGGAAAAAGAAAGGGAAATAGAAGAAAAATGTGCACGGACAGAACGACTTGAAGAGGTGCTAGATGTGTTGCTTGATGCGAAGGAAGAACTTGTGGCGCATAAATTACTGTTTAGTCCACGAAAAAAGATTAATGCTTATAGGGATTTGTTAGTTAAGTTTAGGGCTGTCCGTGATCGTGAATAA
- a CDS encoding glycosyltransferase family 2 protein encodes MGKPVFSVVTVVRNAKESLQKTIDSVLSQVFDGVEYIIVDGGSTDGTLDVIKKNTSEVSAWISEPDSGIYEAMNKGVSLATGQWVSFMNAGDVFVDEFVLSKVAESLKGDAGVMYGDRYYVTANDGRVLQRSKPVTTIFERMPFGHQAAFVRRDILKIFGFNETYKFAADYDLFVRLYMQGVVFEFVDFPICEFEAGGLSESGLRPYLEVLKVLLDNTSDKEVISRNVYFKKFLEVGRGLALKVVE; translated from the coding sequence GTGGGAAAGCCTGTATTTTCAGTTGTAACAGTTGTGCGTAATGCGAAAGAGTCACTTCAGAAGACAATTGATAGCGTTTTATCTCAGGTTTTTGACGGTGTGGAATATATAATTGTAGACGGGGGGTCTACTGATGGTACTCTTGATGTTATAAAAAAAAATACAAGTGAAGTCTCTGCTTGGATAAGTGAGCCTGATTCCGGTATTTATGAGGCGATGAATAAAGGGGTCTCGTTGGCAACTGGGCAATGGGTAAGCTTTATGAATGCTGGGGATGTTTTTGTTGACGAGTTTGTGCTTTCTAAAGTTGCGGAGTCTCTGAAAGGTGATGCTGGTGTGATGTATGGTGATCGCTATTATGTGACAGCTAATGACGGCCGAGTTTTGCAGAGATCAAAGCCTGTCACCACAATTTTTGAGCGCATGCCTTTTGGGCACCAGGCTGCTTTTGTGCGAAGAGATATATTAAAAATTTTTGGCTTTAATGAGACTTATAAGTTTGCTGCTGATTATGACCTGTTTGTACGTCTTTACATGCAAGGGGTTGTGTTTGAATTTGTTGATTTCCCTATTTGCGAATTTGAAGCAGGCGGCCTAAGCGAATCTGGTCTTCGCCCGTATCTCGAGGTTTTGAAGGTTCTTCTTGATAATACATCAGACAAGGAAGTTATTTCGAGAAATGTTTATTTTAAAAAATTCTTAGAGGTGGGTAGGGGGTTGGCTTTGAAGGTTGTTGAATAA
- a CDS encoding glycosyltransferase family 2 protein: protein MSDSSFDLEPRHKPYISIVIGSFNRFKMIRLCIQAVRDELSGKALEIIVIDGGSTDGTLQWLLEQKDVITIVQHNRGEWLGKKIQRKPWAYFMNLGFRAASGKFVCMLSDDSLIVPGAINNGLDLFEERLSLGERLGAVAFYFRDYPLRKKYAVAVNVGNLYVNHGIFLKQALEESGYCDENYHFYFSDTDLVLKIKDHGYTCIPSPKSFVEHYFEATPELRAANNDAKKVEDRLRLIEKWKGRAYPENNYKNYLKHVGYWDYHPEEYIDESGTIERLMRAYHD from the coding sequence GTGAGTGACTCTTCTTTTGATCTTGAACCAAGGCATAAGCCATATATTTCAATTGTTATTGGTAGCTTTAATCGATTTAAGATGATTCGTCTATGTATTCAGGCGGTAAGGGACGAGCTCTCTGGTAAGGCGCTTGAGATAATTGTTATTGATGGAGGGTCTACTGATGGCACGTTGCAGTGGCTGCTTGAACAGAAAGATGTCATCACAATAGTACAGCACAATCGCGGTGAGTGGCTAGGTAAGAAGATTCAGCGAAAGCCTTGGGCTTATTTCATGAATTTGGGATTTAGGGCTGCATCAGGGAAGTTTGTATGTATGCTCAGTGATGATTCATTAATTGTTCCTGGAGCTATAAATAATGGCCTTGACCTGTTTGAAGAGAGGCTCTCGCTGGGAGAGAGGTTAGGGGCTGTTGCGTTTTATTTTAGGGACTACCCTCTGCGTAAGAAATATGCTGTTGCGGTGAATGTTGGTAATCTATACGTTAATCATGGTATTTTTTTGAAGCAAGCTCTTGAAGAGTCTGGTTATTGTGATGAGAACTATCACTTCTATTTTTCAGATACTGATCTTGTCTTAAAGATAAAAGATCATGGGTATACCTGCATTCCTTCTCCGAAGTCATTTGTTGAACATTATTTCGAAGCAACACCCGAATTGCGTGCTGCTAATAATGATGCTAAGAAGGTAGAGGATAGGCTGAGGCTAATAGAGAAATGGAAAGGGCGGGCGTACCCTGAAAATAACTATAAGAACTACTTGAAACACGTTGGTTATTGGGATTATCACCCAGAAGAATATATTGATGAGTCCGGGACGATTGAAAGGCTTATGAGGGCTTATCATGATTGA
- a CDS encoding aldolase catalytic domain-containing protein → MKSDVIILDCTLRDGGYYNAWNFDHGLVNDYLQAMSALGVSYVELGLRSLRNDGFKGACAFTTEEFVSTLQVPDNLTLGVMVNAVELVDPNTDLHLVLEKLFPVDAENSRVKLVRIACHVHEFSKALPASAWLKERGFSVGFNLMQVADRSQEEVEALAEEALKWPLDVLYFADSMGSMGPDQCSQIIRWLRKLWQGPLGIHTHDNMGFALQNSLRAMDDGVTWLDATVTGMGRGPGNAKTEYLVLELADHGHLKPNITPLMGLIRKFFLPMQQQCGWGTNAFYYLAGKYGIHPTYIQEMLSDSRYNEEDILAVIEHLRVEGGKKFSAHTLDAARHFYQGNPRGQWHPAEVLVGREVLILGSGPGVEAHRCALERYIRHARPFVMALNTQSMVAAELIDARVACHPVRLLADCAEHTRLPQPLITPASMLPEDVQYSLAGKPLLDFGLGVQKETFAFAETYCVLPCSLVIAYALAVANSGKASRVILAGFDGYTADDPRTTEMQSLLGAYMALEQRVELCSITPTRYTIPTKSVYAI, encoded by the coding sequence ATGAAGAGTGACGTGATAATTTTGGACTGCACCCTTCGTGATGGCGGTTATTATAACGCCTGGAACTTTGATCATGGGCTGGTCAACGATTATCTCCAGGCTATGTCCGCACTCGGTGTGAGTTACGTTGAGCTGGGGCTGCGATCACTGCGTAATGATGGTTTTAAGGGGGCTTGTGCCTTTACTACCGAGGAGTTTGTTAGCACCTTGCAGGTGCCGGACAACCTAACACTAGGCGTTATGGTCAATGCTGTTGAGCTGGTAGACCCTAACACTGACTTGCACTTGGTGCTTGAGAAGTTGTTCCCAGTTGATGCGGAAAATTCTCGAGTGAAACTGGTGCGTATTGCCTGCCATGTTCACGAGTTTTCCAAGGCACTGCCTGCCAGTGCCTGGTTAAAGGAGCGGGGGTTTTCTGTTGGCTTCAACCTGATGCAGGTGGCTGATCGCAGCCAGGAGGAAGTCGAGGCACTGGCTGAGGAAGCACTAAAATGGCCATTAGATGTGCTGTATTTTGCTGACAGCATGGGCAGTATGGGGCCTGATCAGTGCTCACAGATCATCCGTTGGCTTCGTAAGCTTTGGCAAGGCCCTTTGGGTATTCACACCCATGACAACATGGGGTTTGCCTTGCAGAATAGCCTGCGGGCGATGGACGATGGAGTTACCTGGCTTGATGCGACTGTTACCGGAATGGGGCGTGGGCCTGGTAATGCCAAAACGGAGTATCTGGTGCTGGAGCTGGCTGACCATGGGCATCTTAAGCCTAATATCACTCCGCTAATGGGTCTAATCCGAAAGTTCTTTCTGCCCATGCAGCAGCAGTGTGGCTGGGGCACCAATGCTTTCTATTATTTAGCCGGCAAATATGGCATTCATCCGACTTATATCCAGGAGATGCTTAGTGACTCGCGTTACAACGAGGAGGATATTCTGGCTGTTATTGAGCATTTGCGGGTTGAGGGTGGTAAGAAGTTCAGTGCACATACGTTAGATGCAGCGCGTCACTTTTACCAAGGTAACCCGCGAGGCCAGTGGCACCCTGCAGAGGTTCTGGTTGGGCGTGAAGTATTGATTCTTGGGTCTGGACCGGGAGTTGAGGCGCACCGTTGCGCGCTCGAGCGTTATATTCGTCATGCCCGCCCCTTCGTTATGGCGCTAAATACGCAGTCGATGGTTGCTGCTGAGCTGATCGATGCTCGAGTGGCTTGCCACCCGGTACGCTTGTTGGCTGACTGTGCCGAGCATACGCGCCTACCTCAGCCGTTGATTACTCCGGCAAGTATGCTGCCAGAGGATGTGCAGTACTCGTTGGCTGGAAAACCTTTGCTGGATTTTGGTTTAGGTGTACAGAAAGAGACCTTCGCCTTTGCTGAGACTTACTGCGTATTGCCTTGCTCATTGGTGATTGCTTATGCACTGGCCGTTGCCAATAGTGGCAAAGCATCCCGAGTCATATTGGCAGGTTTTGATGGTTACACTGCTGATGATCCCCGTACCACTGAAATGCAATCCCTACTTGGTGCCTACATGGCATTGGAACAGCGCGTAGAACTCTGTTCTATAACACCTACGCGATACACCATCCCCACTAAATCCGTTTACGCTATCTAA
- a CDS encoding 3-deoxy-manno-octulosonate cytidylyltransferase → MKTVVIIPARYKSSRFPGKPLVPLLGKPMILWVAELSAKAVGKENVYVATDDERISGVVQQAGFSAVMTGEAALTGTDRLAEAAKQIDADIYINVQGDEAVIDPIDICKVRDTKIEHMDTIINTYCWISEEENPDSVNIPKVITNEQGRLVYMSRKALPGYKDEKNAPARYKKQVCIYGFTRQELLAFQTFGRKSALESCEDIEILRFLEMDNPVLMVESSGGSLAVDVPDDVAPVEAALRRVHGL, encoded by the coding sequence ATGAAAACTGTAGTAATAATTCCTGCTCGCTATAAGTCCTCGCGCTTTCCAGGTAAACCCTTGGTTCCGCTGTTAGGAAAACCTATGATTCTTTGGGTGGCGGAGCTCTCTGCAAAGGCTGTTGGTAAAGAAAATGTTTATGTTGCAACGGATGATGAGCGTATTTCAGGGGTTGTCCAACAGGCTGGATTTTCAGCAGTGATGACTGGCGAGGCGGCTTTGACGGGTACTGATCGCCTAGCAGAGGCCGCAAAGCAAATTGATGCCGATATTTATATTAATGTGCAGGGCGATGAGGCGGTTATCGACCCAATAGACATTTGCAAGGTGCGCGACACGAAAATCGAGCACATGGATACAATTATCAATACTTACTGTTGGATTTCGGAAGAAGAAAATCCTGATAGTGTCAATATTCCCAAAGTCATCACTAATGAGCAAGGTCGCCTTGTCTATATGTCTCGCAAGGCGCTTCCCGGCTATAAGGACGAAAAGAATGCGCCGGCACGTTACAAAAAACAAGTCTGTATTTATGGGTTCACCAGGCAAGAGCTCTTGGCATTTCAAACGTTTGGCCGGAAAAGCGCTCTGGAATCCTGTGAGGATATCGAAATTCTTCGCTTCCTAGAAATGGATAACCCTGTGTTGATGGTTGAGTCTTCAGGCGGAAGTCTGGCTGTAGATGTACCGGATGACGTCGCACCTGTAGAAGCTGCACTTAGGCGGGTGCATGGGCTATGA
- a CDS encoding HAD family hydrolase — protein sequence MKITDYKTLVFDCDGVVLDSNKVKTQAFYNAALPYGSVAADELQRFHTTNGGISRYKKFEYLLSEVVANDAVGPDLGSLLNAYATEVRQGLLKCKVADGLAELREMTCNSRWLIVSGGDQSELREVFESRGLSELFDGGIYGSPDNKEEILQREIARRNIVRPALFLGDSRYDHVAAALTGIDFLFIRGWSEFKGHADYCAEHRLPVIDALKDLLGGDTRELNG from the coding sequence ATGAAGATAACTGATTATAAGACACTAGTTTTCGATTGCGATGGTGTTGTGCTCGACTCCAACAAAGTCAAGACTCAAGCTTTTTATAATGCTGCTCTACCATACGGCTCAGTTGCTGCTGATGAGTTACAGCGTTTCCATACGACAAATGGTGGAATATCGCGCTACAAAAAGTTTGAATATTTGCTGAGCGAGGTTGTCGCTAATGATGCGGTTGGCCCTGATCTTGGCAGCTTGCTTAATGCTTACGCAACGGAGGTTCGTCAGGGGCTGCTTAAATGCAAGGTGGCTGACGGGTTAGCTGAACTCCGAGAAATGACTTGTAATAGCAGGTGGTTAATAGTTTCTGGGGGAGATCAATCAGAGCTGCGTGAGGTGTTCGAGTCTCGTGGGCTTTCTGAGTTATTTGACGGTGGTATTTATGGCAGCCCGGATAACAAGGAGGAAATTCTTCAGCGTGAGATAGCAAGACGGAATATTGTGAGACCCGCGCTTTTCCTCGGTGACAGCCGCTATGATCATGTTGCCGCAGCTTTAACCGGGATTGATTTCTTGTTCATTCGCGGTTGGAGCGAGTTTAAAGGGCATGCTGACTACTGCGCTGAGCATCGCCTGCCTGTAATAGATGCACTCAAGGACCTGTTAGGTGGTGATACTCGTGAGCTAAATGGCTGA
- a CDS encoding glycosyltransferase family 2 protein, translated as MKPNPERQPVVSVIVPVLNNRDGLVHALNSLGIENQLLEVIVIDGGSVDGTVDEIICRDKNIAYWETGKDQGIADAFNRGIARAKGEYIAILNSDDYWLPNTLRRFLVAHKEQPQADIFYGAVRYVDPVSGYAYTRSPRLNAMKYRMWLFHPAMFVRRSSYLRIGLYDPAFTHAMDSEWCHRAMAMGERFVQVPSVLANMSLRGVSDREYRISLKQYRDSLIKNKVCSKLEAHFYCFFFSSLKRLMLQRWMYPLKLLRDKLVR; from the coding sequence GTGAAACCAAATCCTGAACGTCAGCCTGTTGTTAGTGTGATTGTGCCGGTGTTAAATAATCGGGATGGCTTGGTACATGCTCTTAACTCACTGGGGATAGAAAATCAGCTATTGGAAGTTATTGTAATCGACGGTGGATCTGTAGATGGAACTGTCGATGAAATTATTTGCCGTGATAAAAATATTGCCTACTGGGAGACCGGAAAGGATCAAGGGATTGCTGATGCATTCAATCGGGGCATTGCGCGTGCAAAAGGTGAATACATTGCTATATTAAATAGCGATGACTACTGGCTACCTAACACATTGAGGCGGTTTTTAGTCGCGCACAAAGAACAGCCACAAGCAGACATTTTTTATGGTGCTGTCCGATACGTTGACCCGGTGAGCGGTTATGCCTACACGCGTTCGCCCCGTTTGAATGCTATGAAATACCGAATGTGGCTCTTTCATCCTGCAATGTTTGTGAGGCGAAGCAGCTATTTGCGGATAGGTCTGTACGATCCGGCTTTTACGCATGCGATGGATTCGGAGTGGTGTCATCGGGCGATGGCTATGGGGGAGAGGTTTGTGCAGGTCCCTTCAGTGCTGGCGAATATGTCGTTGCGCGGGGTTAGTGATCGGGAATACCGTATAAGCTTGAAACAGTATCGAGATTCATTAATAAAGAATAAGGTATGTAGTAAGCTGGAGGCGCACTTTTATTGCTTCTTCTTTAGCTCCCTCAAGAGGCTGATGTTACAAAGATGGATGTATCCTCTGAAGCTGCTGCGCGACAAGCTTGTTAGATAG
- a CDS encoding glycosyltransferase family 4 protein, with product MIKIGVDCRPLARPLSGIRRYTSELLNRLMQAQEVHWVLYSDRPILVDIPLRPNVTTRFGKSQNSLTEMIWYHFKLPALLRKDSIDVFWSPRHHLPLYLPSTLNTVLTIHDMTWKRFPESMRFLQYWSERLQMPYSIKRANKIITISDASRSEIIHFYPRTEAKINVIPCGASRFDTLSPLENLPDQYLLFVGTPEPRKNLLRLLEAYSCLPSKIKDNYPLVLAGGHGWKLSLEEMIMRAGLTDHTTVLGAISNENLGYVYSKAKLLLMPSLYEGFGLPILEAFQFGIPALTSNVSSMPEVAGAGGLLVDPHDTASISQAIAKLLTDTTAYKKHAESTTEQLKKFSWEKACSKTMQTLLQKQ from the coding sequence ATGATTAAAATTGGTGTGGACTGCAGGCCGTTAGCCCGACCGTTATCCGGTATCAGGCGTTACACCAGCGAGCTCCTGAATCGGTTGATGCAAGCACAGGAGGTACATTGGGTTCTATATTCCGACCGCCCTATCTTGGTTGATATTCCTCTCCGCCCCAACGTCACCACAAGATTCGGAAAATCCCAGAACAGTTTGACCGAAATGATCTGGTATCATTTTAAACTTCCAGCCCTACTAAGAAAGGATTCAATAGACGTATTCTGGTCGCCCAGACATCATCTCCCATTATACCTCCCCAGCACACTGAATACGGTGCTGACAATCCATGACATGACGTGGAAGCGATTCCCCGAAAGCATGCGTTTCTTACAGTACTGGTCCGAGCGCTTACAAATGCCTTACTCTATAAAACGCGCAAACAAAATAATTACAATCTCAGATGCAAGCCGCAGTGAAATTATCCATTTCTATCCACGCACTGAGGCCAAAATAAATGTCATACCCTGTGGTGCCAGCCGATTCGACACCCTATCCCCACTGGAGAACCTTCCTGATCAATACCTGCTATTTGTTGGCACCCCTGAACCAAGAAAAAACTTGCTTAGGTTACTAGAGGCATACTCTTGCTTACCTAGCAAAATAAAAGACAATTACCCACTGGTTCTGGCTGGCGGTCACGGCTGGAAACTATCACTCGAAGAAATGATAATGCGCGCTGGCTTAACTGATCACACAACTGTACTGGGCGCCATCAGCAATGAAAACCTCGGCTATGTTTACTCCAAGGCAAAACTACTGTTAATGCCGTCTTTGTATGAAGGCTTTGGCCTACCTATTCTTGAAGCATTTCAATTTGGAATACCAGCACTCACATCCAACGTCAGCTCAATGCCCGAAGTGGCTGGAGCTGGCGGACTTTTGGTTGACCCTCATGATACCGCCAGTATCAGCCAAGCAATAGCTAAGCTGCTAACAGACACCACTGCATATAAAAAGCATGCAGAGTCCACTACAGAGCAATTAAAAAAATTCAGCTGGGAGAAGGCTTGCTCAAAAACCATGCAGACACTTCTACAAAAACAATAA
- the cysC gene encoding adenylyl-sulfate kinase produces the protein MNKNTNITWQASKVNKTERSKQKHQQPCILWFTGLSGAGKTTLANALEQKLFELNHHTYLLDGDNVRHGLNKDLGFSDADRQENIRRIGELAALFVDAGLLVLAAFISPFQTERRLVRELVGPDEFIEIYVATPLSTCEQRDPKGLYKKARAGEIRNFTGIDSEYEAPANPELVVDTSVQTLDRSVEQIVAFLKARGILKEA, from the coding sequence ATGAATAAGAACACCAACATTACCTGGCAGGCCAGCAAAGTCAATAAGACTGAGCGGTCTAAGCAAAAACACCAGCAGCCGTGTATCCTTTGGTTTACTGGTTTGAGTGGGGCTGGTAAGACGACCCTTGCCAACGCTCTAGAGCAGAAGCTGTTTGAACTCAACCACCATACCTATTTGCTCGATGGCGATAATGTCCGTCATGGCCTGAACAAAGATTTGGGTTTTTCCGATGCAGACAGGCAAGAGAATATTCGCCGTATTGGTGAGCTGGCAGCGCTCTTTGTTGATGCAGGGCTGTTGGTATTGGCGGCGTTTATTTCGCCGTTTCAAACTGAGCGCCGTCTGGTTCGCGAGTTGGTGGGACCTGATGAATTTATAGAGATTTATGTAGCCACCCCCTTGAGTACCTGTGAGCAACGTGATCCCAAGGGGCTGTATAAAAAGGCACGGGCCGGTGAAATACGCAATTTCACGGGTATCGACTCGGAATATGAAGCGCCAGCCAATCCAGAGCTGGTAGTCGATACTTCGGTGCAGACGCTTGACCGGTCGGTTGAGCAGATTGTGGCGTTTCTGAAGGCGCGGGGCATACTTAAGGAGGCTTGA
- a CDS encoding SLC13 family permease, translating to MELDAILTLVVLAGVLLSLAVTRLPADLILMAALAFLVVSGILTPPQALAGFANTGVITIATLYVVAAGLKETGAVQWVASRLLGQPHSIRGAQVRILLPTSVLSAFMNNTTVVAMFIPAIQAWSQRLQISASKLLLPLSYATILGGTCTLIGTSTNLVVDGLLRSETGTHLGLFELAWVGIPLLLVGGGFMVLFADKLLPSRGGVAEQLELVREYGVEVEVESPGPLVGKTIAQAGLRSLSYGYLAEIDRLGRLITVVEPDRMLQSGDKLYFIGAPECASELRRIQGLKPANGSIHKLDVENHQRCIVEVVLSAEFPALGKTVRESMFRTRFNAVILSVSREGNRIPGKLGDIRLRMGDTLLLEASHQFVEQYRFRRDFLLVSALNDSTPPDFRKAPLALGILLAMVVVSAFGLLSIMEAAFLAAGAMIATRCITASKARRYIDLPVLIVIAASFALGNAMRVTGAAESIAGLMLISESMSPWLALALVYLLTVAFTELITNNAAAVLMFPIALALAEQLGVNHLPFVIAVMFAASASFITPLGYQTNLMVYGPGRYRFSDYLKIGIPLSVLVGTTAVALIPLVWNF from the coding sequence GTGGAACTGGATGCCATTTTAACCTTGGTGGTGCTTGCCGGTGTGTTGTTGTCACTGGCAGTTACCCGCCTACCCGCTGATTTGATCTTGATGGCAGCTTTGGCTTTTCTGGTTGTCAGCGGGATTCTCACTCCTCCTCAGGCTTTGGCGGGGTTTGCCAATACAGGAGTAATAACCATTGCTACGCTTTATGTCGTTGCGGCTGGTTTGAAGGAGACTGGCGCCGTGCAGTGGGTTGCTTCGCGCTTGCTCGGGCAGCCCCATTCAATTCGGGGTGCTCAAGTCCGTATACTGTTGCCAACCAGCGTGCTCAGCGCATTCATGAACAACACCACGGTAGTAGCTATGTTCATTCCAGCGATTCAGGCGTGGTCTCAACGCTTGCAGATTTCGGCTTCCAAACTGCTTTTACCGCTTAGCTACGCCACTATTCTTGGGGGCACCTGCACGCTGATTGGCACCAGTACCAATTTGGTGGTTGACGGGTTGTTGCGTAGTGAGACGGGGACGCATCTGGGGTTGTTTGAGCTGGCTTGGGTAGGCATACCTCTGTTGTTGGTTGGGGGTGGCTTTATGGTGCTGTTTGCAGACAAGTTGCTGCCGAGCCGGGGCGGGGTCGCCGAACAGTTGGAGTTGGTGCGTGAGTATGGGGTTGAGGTCGAGGTGGAAAGCCCAGGGCCGCTGGTGGGCAAGACCATTGCTCAGGCCGGGTTGCGTAGCCTGTCATATGGCTACCTTGCGGAGATTGACCGTCTGGGTCGCTTGATTACTGTAGTGGAGCCAGATCGCATGCTCCAATCAGGTGACAAACTGTATTTTATTGGTGCTCCGGAATGTGCGAGTGAGCTGCGTCGTATTCAGGGACTGAAACCGGCTAATGGTAGTATTCACAAGCTCGATGTAGAGAACCATCAACGTTGTATCGTTGAGGTGGTCTTGAGTGCTGAGTTTCCTGCTTTGGGTAAAACGGTGCGGGAGTCGATGTTTCGTACTCGGTTTAATGCGGTCATCCTGTCTGTTTCTCGTGAGGGCAACCGTATTCCGGGCAAGCTGGGTGATATTCGCTTGCGGATGGGGGATACGCTTTTGCTTGAAGCAAGTCACCAGTTTGTTGAGCAGTACCGTTTCCGCCGCGACTTTCTGCTAGTCAGTGCGTTGAATGACTCTACGCCTCCGGACTTTCGTAAGGCGCCCTTGGCTTTGGGCATCTTGCTGGCAATGGTTGTGGTTTCGGCATTCGGTCTGCTGTCAATAATGGAGGCTGCCTTCCTGGCTGCCGGGGCAATGATTGCTACTCGCTGTATTACAGCCAGTAAGGCTCGGCGCTATATAGATCTGCCGGTTCTCATTGTTATTGCTGCATCCTTTGCGTTGGGCAATGCAATGAGGGTTACAGGCGCTGCCGAAAGCATTGCCGGTTTGATGTTGATCAGTGAGAGCATGTCGCCTTGGCTAGCTTTGGCATTGGTGTATTTGCTGACAGTCGCATTCACGGAGCTGATTACCAACAATGCGGCAGCGGTATTGATGTTCCCAATTGCCTTGGCTTTGGCTGAGCAACTGGGCGTGAACCATTTACCGTTCGTGATCGCGGTGATGTTCGCAGCGTCAGCCAGTTTTATCACTCCGCTCGGGTATCAGACCAATCTGATGGTATATGGGCCTGGTCGTTATCGGTTCTCCGACTATCTAAAGATAGGAATTCCGCTGAGTGTGCTGGTAGGCACAACGGCGGTCGCATTAATACCTTTGGTATGGAATTTCTAA